Proteins encoded in a region of the Bombyx mori chromosome 23, ASM3026992v2 genome:
- the LOC101741088 gene encoding cullin-5: protein MLKEKGQITFEDKWPSMRPIVLKLLKQETVTQTEWQDLFGAVHSVCLWDERGPYKLRDSLQQDITMYIKQAQVRVLAQREDQALLKAYIAEWGKFFTQCNYLPTPFRQLENSINSISKVTSSNTSSSQKKNNNNNIEDSLVRKLMLDSWNQSIFVDIKERLQDSAMKLVQAERNGESFDSQLVIGVRESYVNLCSNTIDKLQIYRENFEAAYMQATEEFYKLKASEHLLANGVQSYMKYADQRLKEEEARAHRYLEPGSGSVAALTQCCERVLIGEHLPTLLAESATLIKAGETEKLQLMFRLLDRVPEGVVPILRDLEAHIVSAGLADMVASADIITTDSEKYVERLLDLFRKFSMLVKDAFLDDPRFLTARDKAYKCVVNDTTVFKLELPSSTLARGSKGTAPESKCPELLANYCDMLLRKTPLSKRLTSEQIEIRLRDVLLVLKYIENKDVFMRYHKVHLTRRLILDSSADSEKEEDMVEWLREVGMPADYVNKLARMFQDVKVSEDLNTQFRADTTRHDAINIKILNAGAWARGSERVTVSLPLELEDYIPEVEEFYKKKHSGRKLQWYHHMSNGTITFANSVGRFDLDVTTFQMAVLFAWNQRPMEKISYENLRLATELPDPELRRTLWSLVAFPKLKRQLLCYDPLIQNPKDFVQNTIFWVNQEFALIKNGKPQRRGKINLIGRLQLSTERSQIEDNHSIVQLRILRTQEAIIKILKMRKRITNTALQSELVEILKNMFLPSKKMIKEQLEWLIEHKYMRRDDEDINTFIYMA from the exons atgCTTAAG GAAAAAGGACAGATCACTTTTGAGGACAAATGGCCATCAATGCGTCCTATAGTTTTAAAGCTATTAAAGCAAGAGACTGTTACACAAACCGAATGGCAAGATCTTTTTGGTGCAGTACATTCAGTATGTTTGTGGGATGAGAGAGGACCGTACAAATTAAGAGACTCGCTTCAACAAGATATTACAATGTACATAAAACAAGCCCAAGTTCGCGTTTTAGCTCAACGGGAAGATCAAGCACTCTTGAAAGCCTATATTGCGGAGTGGGGAAAATTTTTTACCCAATGCAATTATCTGCCTACACCCTTTAGACAGTTAGAAAATTCTATTAATAGTATAAGTAAAGTCACTAGTTCTAACACATCCAGTTCACAGAAAAAGAATAACAATAACAACATTGAAGATAGTTTAGTACGGAAACTAATGTTGGATTCATGGAATCAAAGTATCTTTGTGGATATCAAGGAGAGATTACAGGACTCTGCAATGAAACTTGTACAAGCTGAAAGAAATGGTGAATCATTTGATTCTCAGCTTGTAATAGGAGTAAGAGAGTCATATG TTAATTTGTGCTCAAACACAATAGATAAATTGCAAATCTACAGAGAGAATTTTGAAGCTGCATATATGCAAGCCACAGaagaattttataaattgaaagCAAGTGAACATTTGCTTGCCAATGGAGTTCAGTCATATATGAAGTATGCTGATCAACGTCTCAAAGAAGAAGAGGCTCGTGCTCACCGATATTTGGAGCCAGGAAGTGGTAGTGTAGCTGCATTAACTCAATGTTGTGAAAGAGTACTTATTGGAGAGCATCTTCCAACACTTTTAGCTGAAAGTGCTACATTGATTAAAGCTGGTGAGACAGAAAAGTTGCAACTTATGTTTCGTTTATTGGATAGGGTCCCAGAAGGAGTCGTGCCGATATTGAGAGATTTAGAAGCCCATATAGTATCTGCAGGCTTAGCTGACATGGTTGCATCAGCAGATATCATAACAACAGACTCTGAAAAGTATGTAGAGCGTTTGTTGGATTTATTCAGAAAATTTAGTATGTTAGTTAAAGATGCCTTCTTGGATGATCCAAGGTTTTTAACTGCCAGGGACAAGGCCTATAAATGCGTGGTAAATGATACAACTGTTTTTAAACTTGAGTTGCCTTCATCAACTCTTGCCCGTGGTAGTAAAGGTACAGCTCCTGAAAGCAAGTGCCCTGAACTTCTCGCTAACTATTGTGATATGTTATTACGAAAAACACCGCTAAGTAAAAGATTAACTAGTGAACAGATAGAAATAAGATTAAGAGACGTTTTGTTAGTTTTGAAATATATTGAAAACAAAGATGTATTTATGAGGTATCATAAGGTTCATTTAACAAGAAGATTGATATTAGACTCAAGTGCGGACTCTGAAAAAGAAGAGGATATGGTAGAGTGGTTACGTGAAGTAGGTATGCCTGCAGactatgtaaataaattagcaCGAATGTTTCAAGATGTAAAAGTAAGTGAGGATCTGAATACACAATTTAGGGCAGACACAACTCGTCATGATGCcatcaatattaaaatactcAATGCTGGAGCTTGGGCCCGTGGATCTGAAAGAGTAACAGTAAGTCTGCCACTAGAATTAGAAGACTATATTCCTGAAGTTgaagagttttataaaaaaaagcattcagGTAGAAAATTGCAGTGGTATCATCACATGAGCAATGGCACTATAACATTTGCTAATTCAGTAGGTCGTTTTGACTTGGATGTTACAACTTTTCAAATGGCAGTGCTATTTGCATGGAATCAAAGACCTATGGAAAAAATAAGTTATGAAAATTTGAGATTAGCAACAGAACTTCCAGACCCTGAACTGAGAAGGACTTTATGGTCTCTTGTGGCTTTCCCAAAATTAAAAAGGCAATTGTTGTGCTATGATCCATTGATTCAAAATCCTAAAGACTTTGTCCAGAATACAATATTTTGGGTAAATCAGGAATTTGCGCTTATTAAGAATGGAAAACCACAACGTAGgggtaaaataaatttgattggaAGACTTCAGTTGAGTACAGAGAGATCTCAAATAGAAGATAATCATTCCATTGTGCAGCTAAGAATATTGAGGACTCAAGAGGCAATCATAAAAATACTAAAGATGAGGAAACGCATTACAAACACAGCACTTCAG AGCGAGCTGGTAGAGAttctaaaaaatatgtttctacCATCGAAGAAAATGATAAAAGAGCAATTAGAATGGCTTATTGAACATAAATATATGCGTCGCGACGACGAAGATATTAACACGTTTATATACATGGCCTAA